In a genomic window of Lacrimispora sp. BS-2:
- a CDS encoding dihydroorotase → MWIKNAHVVDPGSQVEGNMDICIADGKIAGMGEQLKPDAVPVSKEDVVIDASGFIVAPGFVDVHVHFRDPGLTYKEDIQTGARAAAKGGFTAVVCMANTRPPVDNVEILQYVKREGEKTGIHVLQAAAVSKGLHGIELTDMEELKANGAVGFTDDGIPLLDEKLVKEAMERAAKLDVPLSFHEEDPAFITNNGINHGKVSDQLGIFGSPALAEDCLVARDCMIALHTGAAVDIQHISSAASVKMVKLAKELGANVYAEVTPHHFTLTEEAVLTHGTLAKMNPPLRTEEDRKAIIQGLKDGSIDIIATDHAPHSTEEKSKKLTEAPSGIIGLETALGLGVTNLVRPGHLTMMELMEKMSLNPSKLYRLDFGCIEEGNAADLVIFDPNEEWTVGEYVSKSSNSPFTGERLFGKVKYTICGGRIVYQDEKD, encoded by the coding sequence ATTTGGATTAAAAATGCTCATGTAGTAGACCCTGGGAGCCAGGTGGAAGGAAATATGGATATCTGCATTGCAGATGGGAAGATTGCCGGTATGGGAGAACAGCTTAAGCCGGATGCCGTTCCTGTTTCAAAGGAGGATGTAGTAATCGATGCTTCCGGTTTTATCGTTGCTCCGGGGTTTGTTGATGTTCATGTTCATTTCCGGGATCCTGGTCTTACTTATAAGGAGGATATCCAGACCGGAGCCAGAGCGGCGGCAAAAGGTGGATTTACCGCAGTTGTCTGCATGGCAAATACCAGGCCTCCTGTGGACAACGTGGAAATCCTTCAATATGTAAAGCGGGAAGGGGAAAAAACAGGCATCCATGTGCTGCAGGCAGCAGCCGTATCTAAGGGCCTTCATGGGATAGAACTGACGGACATGGAGGAATTAAAGGCCAATGGAGCGGTGGGATTTACCGATGACGGGATTCCCCTCCTTGATGAGAAACTGGTAAAGGAAGCCATGGAGCGGGCGGCAAAGCTGGATGTTCCATTGAGCTTTCATGAGGAGGACCCTGCTTTTATCACAAATAATGGAATCAACCATGGCAAGGTATCTGATCAGCTTGGAATCTTTGGTTCCCCGGCATTGGCGGAGGACTGCCTTGTTGCCAGAGACTGCATGATTGCCCTTCACACCGGTGCGGCGGTGGATATCCAGCATATCAGTTCCGCTGCTTCCGTTAAGATGGTGAAGCTTGCAAAGGAGCTGGGGGCCAATGTGTATGCGGAGGTGACGCCCCATCATTTCACCCTGACAGAGGAAGCGGTATTAACCCATGGAACCCTTGCAAAAATGAATCCTCCCCTTCGGACGGAAGAGGACCGTAAGGCCATTATCCAGGGATTAAAGGACGGAAGCATTGACATCATTGCAACAGATCATGCTCCCCATAGTACGGAGGAAAAGTCAAAGAAGCTGACCGAGGCTCCGAGCGGGATAATAGGACTTGAAACCGCACTGGGGCTGGGTGTGACAAACTTAGTCCGGCCCGGACATCTGACTATGATGGAGCTGATGGAAAAGATGAGCTTAAATCCTTCAAAGCTGTACCGGCTGGATTTTGGCTGCATAGAGGAAGGAAACGCTGCGGATCTGGTGATTTTTGATCCCAATGAGGAATGGACGGTAGGAGAATATGTCTCCAAGTCTTCCAATTCTCCGTTTACGGGAGAAAGATTGTTTGGAAAGGTGAAATATACCATCTGCGGAGGCCGGATCGTTTACCAAGATGAAAAAGACTGA
- a CDS encoding threonine/serine exporter family protein gives MVLEAAAAVVGTIAFSLLFGVPARFYPYCGLIGGAGWLVYGGLMNSLSAPSAALAATIVVIFLSRTFAVRKRCPVTIFLISGIFPLVPGAGIYWTAYYIVTDELALAVRTGFLACKVAVAIVLGIVFVFELPQKFFKFAAKKQEKADDR, from the coding sequence GTGGTTTTGGAAGCCGCGGCAGCGGTTGTGGGAACGATTGCCTTTTCACTTTTGTTTGGGGTTCCCGCCAGGTTTTATCCATATTGCGGGCTGATCGGCGGAGCAGGCTGGCTGGTCTATGGGGGGCTTATGAATAGCCTGTCGGCTCCGTCAGCCGCTTTAGCGGCCACTATTGTGGTAATTTTTCTTTCCAGGACTTTTGCCGTAAGGAAACGGTGCCCTGTCACCATATTTTTAATATCCGGTATTTTTCCCCTGGTACCTGGGGCGGGAATATACTGGACGGCTTATTATATTGTGACGGATGAACTGGCTCTGGCTGTCCGGACCGGTTTTCTTGCGTGTAAGGTGGCGGTTGCCATTGTGCTTGGTATTGTATTCGTTTTTGAGCTGCCCCAGAAATTTTTTAAATTTGCTGCAAAGAAACAGGAGAAAGCGGACGATAGATAA
- a CDS encoding threonine/serine exporter family protein, with product MENEKEQSGGLTPEAQRDVLEAAMKAGHILLENGAEIFRVEETMDRICLHYGIRSGNFFVLSNGIFMTSGNEIEEIFAKVQHIPVSGTHLDRVAAVNQLSREIETGFLSPGDVKHRLDQIRVMPGKPKTMQILASGLGSACFCYLFGGNLRDSLSAFGSGSLLYVYVIFLSAPHLSKIVGNIGGGALVTFLCTVFYLFHFGENLNFMIIGSIMPLIPGVAFTNAIRDIADGDYISGSVRMLDALLVFFCIAMGVGLVFSLFHRLTGGVLL from the coding sequence ATGGAAAACGAGAAGGAACAGTCAGGGGGGCTGACCCCTGAGGCGCAGAGAGATGTTTTAGAGGCCGCCATGAAAGCAGGTCATATTTTATTGGAAAATGGGGCGGAGATCTTTCGGGTGGAGGAGACCATGGACCGTATCTGCCTCCACTATGGAATAAGGTCCGGAAATTTCTTTGTCCTCAGCAATGGTATTTTTATGACCTCAGGCAATGAGATAGAAGAAATATTTGCAAAGGTCCAGCATATTCCGGTGAGCGGGACCCATTTGGACCGGGTTGCGGCGGTAAATCAGCTTTCCAGGGAAATTGAGACAGGATTCTTAAGTCCAGGTGATGTGAAGCACCGGCTGGATCAGATCCGGGTCATGCCGGGAAAACCAAAAACCATGCAGATCCTGGCTTCCGGCCTTGGAAGCGCCTGCTTTTGCTATCTGTTTGGAGGAAACTTAAGAGACAGCTTATCAGCTTTTGGCTCAGGGTCTCTTCTATATGTATATGTGATCTTTCTAAGCGCCCCCCATCTCTCTAAGATCGTAGGAAACATCGGAGGAGGAGCTTTGGTCACTTTTTTATGTACGGTTTTTTATCTGTTTCATTTTGGGGAGAATCTAAATTTTATGATCATTGGTTCCATCATGCCTTTGATTCCGGGGGTTGCATTTACCAATGCCATCCGGGATATTGCAGACGGGGACTATATCTCCGGCTCTGTCCGGATGCTTGATGCATTGCTGGTATTTTTCTGTATTGCCATGGGTGTTGGACTGGTCTTCAGCCTGTTCCACCGGCTGACGGGAGGTGTACTTCTATGA
- a CDS encoding MBL fold metallo-hydrolase, protein MKITYIHHSAFLAELETISLLFDYTEGTLPKINDKKPLLVFASHRHGDHYSEKILELIKEHEKTRYILSDDISKGRLPKELLHEVVFMKPGERIGFSISEGNLTGPVVEEEKGDIEVLTFRSTDEGVAFLIKAEGKVIYHAGDLNNWRWEGEPESWNDQMAKQYSKEVDKLSGIHIDAAFLPLDSRQDKAFLLGFDEFMRKIRVSHAFPMHFWGDFSVIGRLKDMDISAPYRDRIMEIREDGESFEIG, encoded by the coding sequence ATGAAAATCACTTATATCCATCACAGCGCATTTCTGGCGGAGCTTGAGACAATAAGCCTGCTGTTTGATTATACAGAGGGTACTCTGCCAAAAATCAATGATAAGAAACCTTTGCTGGTTTTTGCAAGCCACCGGCACGGGGATCATTATTCTGAAAAAATTCTGGAGCTTATAAAGGAGCATGAGAAAACCAGGTATATTCTTTCTGATGATATCTCAAAAGGGCGGCTGCCCAAAGAGCTTCTCCATGAAGTGGTCTTTATGAAGCCTGGGGAAAGGATTGGTTTTTCTATTTCAGAAGGGAATCTCACAGGCCCTGTCGTTGAGGAAGAAAAGGGGGATATAGAGGTTTTGACTTTCCGCTCCACTGATGAAGGTGTTGCGTTCCTTATAAAAGCGGAAGGAAAGGTTATTTATCATGCCGGAGATTTAAATAACTGGAGATGGGAAGGGGAGCCGGAAAGCTGGAATGACCAAATGGCAAAGCAGTATTCCAAAGAAGTGGACAAGCTGTCAGGCATACACATAGATGCAGCTTTTCTTCCTTTGGATTCCAGACAGGATAAGGCTTTTTTGCTGGGCTTTGACGAATTTATGAGAAAAATCCGGGTAAGCCATGCATTTCCCATGCACTTCTGGGGGGATTTTTCTGTGATCGGCAGGTTAAAGGACATGGATATTTCAGCCCCTTACCGGGACCGGATTATGGAGATCCGCGAAGACGGGGAAAGCTTTGAAATCGGGTAG